Below is a genomic region from Primulina eburnea isolate SZY01 chromosome 9, ASM2296580v1, whole genome shotgun sequence.
GACATGAATAATCGTTGTAATCTTGGTTTCAATGGAAAATACCAAAAAACCTTGGCTGGAGTTTTCACCCGCGGATTTTTCTTTCCGACTTTGCGTGACTTCTTCGGTTGTTTGTGTATGTTTTTCCACCTTGAAAGGTTACATATTCTGCAAGATTGTTCATTAGCATCATTGCCCCaataaatcatgcaatcatTCGGACAAGCATGTATTTTTTCATAGTGAAGTCCCAAATTAGAAATTAATTTCTTCGCTTCATAAAATGAATTTGGTACTTGTGCTTCAGGTGGTAGTACTCGTCGAAGAAATTCCAATAATGTTGTAAAGGACTTATCACTCCATTTTCCACTCACTTTCAACTGAAATAACTCAACAAGAAATGTCAGTTTAGAAAAATCAGTGCATCCAGCATATAACGGTTGTTTCCCTTCTTCTACCAATTTATAGAATTCTTCCACATTAGACTGCATCGGTGTACGACTTGTTGATGCAGTAGTGTAATTTTCATTCGTCATGGGTGATCCCTCAGACATCCCAAATACATCATGTAATGTTTCTTGTCCCACTGATTCATGGTTAACCGTATCATAAACTTCTCCTGAGGCATGAATCTCATCTATCATGTTATCATGAGATTGCACAATCAACTTTTCACCATGAAAATTCCAAATACGATAATCTTGCAAAATGCCGTTTATCATCAAATGTTCATATATTGTCTCACGATCATGATTCAATGAGTTGATGCATTTACGACAAGGACACGGTTTCGTGACTTCATCAGTCGTGTTAGCAAATGCATAACGTAAAAAATTTCGGATTCCCACCTGATACTCAAGACTGCCACGAGGATAATCCATCCATGCCTTCATTGTTTGAACCTATAATATAACTCAAACATAATCAATTTCACTATTGTACAATCCTAAAACACTAAAATAGTTCAACATATAGGTACGTGAGGAAATAAAATTTCGAACACCTTTTCTTTTAGTCATTTCAACAAACATATTAGATACAATTCTTTAAACTTGATTTGAATGTATtcaaaaatcatttatataaaaaatttaataatctaAAAAACCGAAAATTAAAATATGGGCCAAAACTGACAATATATCTATCAACCTCATTCTTGATTAATCTAGCAATGGAACACAATATAATCTAAAAAATCATgatttcaagaaaaaaatagattaatttttctaaataagtTGAGAAATTACCTAAAAATGACAAGCACGGTTCCGATGTGGACTTGGTGGCCGCCGATCGAATCAATGAAATATGTGAGGTAAATGTTTAAATTAGCATGAAATTTTGCTTACGTTTTTTAAAATGATTCGATCGCTTCTCAACCGCTTCAAAATAAAACTCTGCTCATGTTTTGTATAAAATGAAATTCTACTTACGTTTTGTTTAAATTAGCACGAAATTCTGCTTATGTATTAGTTTTAGGAGCGGTTTCAACCGCTTCAAAATAAAACTTTACAAACGTTAATAACAACCGCTTCTAAACC
It encodes:
- the LOC140842102 gene encoding uncharacterized protein gives rise to the protein MKAWMDYPRGSLEYQVGIRNFLRYAFANTTDEVTKPCPCRKCINSLNHDRETIYEHLMINGILQDYRIWNFHGEKLIVQSHDNMIDEIHASGEVYDTVNHESVGQETLHDVFGMSEGSPMTNENYTTASTSRTPMQSNVEEFYKLVEEGKQPLYAGCTDFSKLTFLVELFQLKVSGKWSDKSFTTLLEFLRRVLPPEAQVPNSFYEAKKLISNLGLHYEKIHACPNDCMIYWGNDANEQSCRICNLSRWKNIHKQPKKSRKVGKKNPRVKTPAKVFWYFPLKPRLQRLFMSSKTSENMQWHSKKRVSDGILRHPADSPAWKTFDERHVDFGADPRNVRLGLATDGFNPFKNQSTSHSTWPVVLMPYNLPPWESMKPHSIILSTLIPGPKAPGNDIDVYLRPLFAELKDLWENGINTYDASNKEMFQMRAALLWTISDFPGLGCLSGWNTYAKNACPTCADKTDAVYLNNGRKWSFRGHRRFLPADAKIRTMTSYGKPEQRELDLKPLSGSDVIQMTQNRNVVFGKSNISKPSVRAKTGSTEQMWRKRSIFSLCLIGSLI